A single region of the Acidithiobacillus acidisediminis genome encodes:
- the vapC gene encoding type II toxin-antitoxin system tRNA(fMet)-specific endonuclease VapC, with translation MIKYLLDTNICIFTIKNKPPEIRDQFLRHHGQMAISTVTWMELVYGAEKSQAPEDNLSVIEGFAARLEVLEYGSEAAKHTGQFRAELARIGKPIGPYDQMIAGHARSLGLIVVTNNMREFERVPGLRVMDWLNVR, from the coding sequence GTGATCAAATATCTTCTGGATACGAACATTTGTATTTTCACTATCAAGAACAAGCCGCCAGAGATCCGTGACCAATTCCTGCGACACCATGGGCAAATGGCCATCAGCACGGTCACCTGGATGGAGTTGGTCTATGGCGCCGAGAAATCCCAGGCACCTGAAGACAACCTGTCCGTGATTGAAGGATTTGCTGCCCGGCTGGAAGTGCTCGAATACGGAAGCGAAGCCGCCAAGCATACGGGGCAGTTCCGCGCGGAATTAGCCAGGATTGGTAAGCCCATCGGTCCTTATGACCAGATGATTGCCGGCCACGCGAGAAGCCTGGGATTGATTGTCGTGACCAACAATATGCGGGAGTTTGAGCGTGTTCCAGGTTTGCGTGTCATGGATTGGCTGAACGTGCGATAG
- the vapB gene encoding type II toxin-antitoxin system VapB family antitoxin, whose amino-acid sequence MEQATVFQINRSQAVRLPKSIAFPADVKRVDVVAIGRMRILVPAGESWESWFDGEGVSADFMENREQAGDQTREPL is encoded by the coding sequence ATGGAACAAGCCACCGTTTTCCAGATCAACCGCAGCCAAGCGGTACGTCTGCCCAAATCGATTGCGTTTCCGGCAGATGTAAAGCGAGTGGACGTAGTCGCTATAGGTCGCATGCGCATACTGGTTCCGGCTGGTGAATCTTGGGAGAGCTGGTTTGACGGAGAAGGGGTCAGTGCCGACTTTATGGAGAACCGTGAACAAGCCGGTGACCAGACACGGGAACCCTTGTGA
- a CDS encoding exonuclease domain-containing protein — MTRLPPSLSRLLTDLGQPIACLDLETTGGNPQRDAILELGIVTLSMERGQEEWSQLLHPGCGLSPYITQLTGIYPDMLRGKPRFEDIVTELEQRLRGHIIIAHNARFDLAFLRQSFLRTQVPFKTKSLCSVKLSRRLFPSERRHGLDAIMERLAIPCADRHRALGDARVVVDFLRQMAEQRYDDLLHACRIQWDQNCLPPNIDPDVLEQLPNRPGVYLFYGHSDLPLYIGKSIHLRRRVLEHFRNDFRQTRELQMSQQLERIEWIETNSELSALLLESRLVKEKHPLYNRQLRRKKELCTIFWLGPEQEKPTILCGSEPRPGVCYGVFANRHQARAALRHLAQEWGLCDHRLGLQKGSGACFGQQIKRCQGVCVGQESLASHDLRLQEALQKLQIQHWPFSGPIGFIEEKDGSCIHVFEQWRHIGMLDARTKEKTALKDMPAFDLDTYRILLRYIGKSETQILELDNDWRPLERQSADYAVQPD, encoded by the coding sequence ATGACGAGACTTCCTCCCTCTCTCTCCCGTTTACTGACGGATTTGGGCCAGCCCATCGCCTGCCTGGACCTGGAGACGACAGGAGGGAATCCACAACGAGACGCCATCCTTGAACTCGGTATCGTCACGCTGTCTATGGAACGCGGACAGGAAGAATGGAGCCAGCTCTTGCATCCCGGCTGTGGACTCTCCCCCTACATCACGCAACTGACGGGGATCTATCCAGACATGCTACGGGGCAAGCCACGCTTCGAGGATATCGTTACGGAGCTCGAGCAGCGGCTGCGCGGACACATCATCATCGCGCACAACGCCCGCTTTGACCTCGCCTTTCTGCGCCAGTCCTTTCTCCGCACGCAAGTGCCCTTCAAAACCAAATCTCTGTGTAGCGTCAAACTATCACGGCGGCTGTTTCCCAGTGAGCGCCGTCACGGGTTGGACGCGATCATGGAACGCCTGGCCATTCCCTGTGCCGATCGTCATCGCGCCCTCGGCGATGCCCGGGTAGTAGTAGATTTTCTCCGTCAGATGGCGGAGCAACGTTACGACGACCTGCTGCATGCCTGTCGCATACAATGGGACCAGAACTGTCTGCCACCGAACATCGACCCCGATGTCTTGGAACAATTACCGAATCGCCCTGGTGTGTATCTTTTTTATGGGCATTCCGATCTACCGCTCTATATCGGTAAAAGCATCCATCTGCGTCGAAGAGTACTCGAACATTTTCGCAATGATTTTCGTCAAACGCGAGAGCTGCAGATGTCCCAACAGCTCGAGCGCATTGAATGGATAGAAACGAATAGCGAGCTTTCCGCGCTGCTCCTGGAATCTCGCCTCGTGAAAGAAAAGCATCCCCTCTACAATCGCCAGTTGCGCAGAAAAAAGGAGCTCTGCACTATTTTCTGGTTAGGCCCCGAACAGGAGAAACCCACAATACTGTGCGGATCAGAGCCAAGACCTGGCGTCTGTTATGGGGTATTTGCCAACCGTCATCAGGCGCGTGCTGCACTTCGACATCTGGCCCAGGAATGGGGACTTTGTGATCACCGTCTGGGGCTGCAAAAAGGCTCTGGTGCGTGCTTCGGCCAGCAAATCAAGCGCTGCCAGGGCGTTTGTGTGGGTCAAGAATCCCTCGCCAGCCACGACCTGCGCTTGCAAGAGGCTTTGCAGAAGCTGCAAATCCAGCATTGGCCTTTTTCCGGGCCCATCGGGTTCATCGAGGAGAAAGACGGTTCTTGCATTCACGTCTTTGAGCAGTGGCGCCACATCGGCATGCTGGACGCTAGAACAAAGGAAAAGACCGCACTGAAGGATATGCCCGCATTTGACCTGGATACCTATCGCATTCTGCTTCGCTATATCGGCAAATCCGAAACACAAATATTGGAACTGGACAACGATTGGCGCCCGTTGGAGCGCCAGAGCGCCGATTATGCTGTGCAACCCGACTAG
- a CDS encoding ISNCY family transposase, with product MGEEYNTMSYREMDRLELLQALMGKQLRQREVAERLSLSVRQVKRLVARYRAEGAAGLVSRQRGKRPNNRILDSVRESAIQLVQTHYADFGPTLAREKLEERHGYQLSTETLRQWMMAEGLWVAKRRKAARIHQRRPRRPYLGELVQIDGSPHDWFEERGPRCTLIVFIDDATSRLMALHFVPAETTQAYMETLRAYLKAHGRPVALYSDKHSIFRVNHPDQEGVPTQFTRALQTLDIQAIHANSPQAKGRVERANQTLQDRLVKELRLQGISDLEAANAFLPEFLADYNRRFAVSPQHPQDAHRPVLHNPEELSLIFCLQHTRKLSKNLSFRFQNREYQLTNYSSGYRLRGASVTVCQAFDSSITLLYQGQPLTYRILAEGEPPIPLDDEKSLHLRIEQAVKEQAQRSHWKPAPDHPWRRYPQSKPAHTSTP from the coding sequence ATGGGCGAGGAGTACAACACGATGAGCTATCGAGAGATGGATCGACTGGAGTTGCTGCAGGCTCTGATGGGTAAGCAGCTCCGGCAACGGGAGGTCGCCGAGCGGCTGAGTCTGAGCGTGCGCCAGGTCAAACGCCTTGTCGCACGGTATCGGGCCGAAGGGGCCGCCGGGCTGGTGTCCCGGCAGCGCGGCAAGCGGCCCAACAACCGGATTTTGGACTCGGTCCGTGAATCCGCCATCCAGTTGGTGCAGACGCACTACGCAGACTTTGGGCCAACGCTGGCTCGGGAGAAATTGGAAGAACGACATGGCTATCAGCTCTCTACGGAGACGTTGCGCCAGTGGATGATGGCCGAAGGTCTGTGGGTGGCGAAGCGGCGCAAGGCGGCCCGTATCCACCAACGACGGCCCCGACGCCCTTATCTCGGTGAACTGGTACAGATCGACGGCTCGCCCCACGACTGGTTCGAGGAGCGTGGCCCCCGCTGTACCCTCATCGTCTTCATAGACGATGCTACTAGCCGCCTGATGGCTTTGCATTTCGTACCAGCCGAGACTACCCAAGCGTATATGGAGACGCTGCGAGCGTACCTGAAAGCGCATGGTCGCCCGGTAGCCCTGTACTCCGACAAGCACAGCATCTTTCGCGTCAATCACCCCGATCAGGAGGGAGTACCCACCCAGTTCACTCGCGCCCTGCAGACCTTGGATATCCAAGCCATCCACGCCAACAGCCCGCAAGCAAAGGGGCGGGTCGAACGGGCCAATCAGACTCTACAAGATCGCCTGGTCAAGGAGCTACGCCTGCAGGGCATCTCCGATCTGGAGGCTGCCAACGCCTTCCTGCCGGAGTTCCTGGCCGATTACAACCGGCGCTTTGCTGTCTCCCCGCAACATCCCCAGGATGCGCATCGTCCCGTACTGCACAACCCAGAAGAATTGTCCCTGATCTTCTGCCTGCAGCACACCCGCAAGCTCTCCAAAAACCTGAGTTTTCGCTTCCAGAACCGCGAATACCAACTCACGAATTACAGCAGTGGCTACCGCCTACGCGGTGCCAGTGTAACCGTCTGCCAAGCCTTCGACAGCAGCATTACCTTGCTGTATCAGGGACAGCCCCTAACCTACCGGATCCTCGCCGAGGGTGAGCCCCCCATCCCCTTGGACGATGAGAAAAGCCTGCACTTACGTATTGAGCAAGCTGTGAAGGAGCAGGCCCAACGGAGCCACTGGAAACCCGCGCCCGACCATCCCTGGCGACGATACCCTCAGTCTAAGCCCGCTCACACATCCACCCCCTGA
- the mutS gene encoding DNA mismatch repair protein MutS → MSVVPSHTPVMRQYLALKAENPDALLFFRMGDFYELFYADAERAAALLGIALTTRGQSAGAPIPMAGVPIHSAEGYLARLVRAGLTVAIAEQIGDPALAKGPVERSISRVLTPGTLVDSSLLEPEQEALLAAIHADAGGALGLAILAVASGELRVQDFTDSANLGDRLRQLQPAEILVPEGIQGWSDLPMERCQSLPTSAFQANSCERILGRYFGSRLGGFGVNSHPLALRAAAALLDYAESRLKAPLSQVQSIIPERPSETLGMDANALRALEIFSGRDSEGPSLWKLLQHCQTAMGARLLRRWMLRPLRQGEGLFDRHRALASLVEGARYRALQQALHGLADAERVLTRIALERASPRDLAQLREFLQRLPAIQAAVEGLTEHGLPARLSLQQVDFSAVHQLLHRALQDEVPLSQRDGGFLRDSYDEELASLRHIEQHVAGELAALEEYERERSAIPQLRVQFNRVHGYFFEIPRSHAGPIPPDYQRRQSTKHAERFSNPALKEIEDRVLSAESRALARERELFVELVRVLHPQIEKLQTLLQQIAELDLLANFAERAQSLRWHAPEFCDEPVLEIDAGRHPLVEAELGAHFVPNDLHLNAERRTLLITGPNMGGKSTFMRQNALIVYLAHIGAWVPAQRALCGPIDQIFTRIGAADDLAGGRSTFMVEMQETAQILHQATAQSLVILDEIGRGTATYDGLAIAWASVEKLLRLGSLTLFATHYFELTELQHPKLANVHLDAIANADQVTFLHQLEAGPATQSYGLAVARLAGVPEDVLRQARERLATLENSTPAPANAHNHQLSLFSEATHPVLQLLAEIRPDECTPRAALDILYRLRELWEKTP, encoded by the coding sequence ATGAGTGTTGTTCCAAGCCACACCCCCGTCATGCGCCAGTATCTGGCCCTCAAGGCGGAGAACCCCGATGCCCTGCTCTTCTTTCGTATGGGGGACTTCTACGAGCTTTTCTATGCCGACGCCGAACGGGCTGCCGCCCTGCTGGGCATTGCCCTGACCACCCGTGGCCAGAGCGCTGGCGCACCGATCCCCATGGCGGGCGTTCCCATCCATAGTGCCGAAGGCTATTTGGCGCGTTTGGTTCGTGCCGGGCTCACGGTCGCCATCGCGGAACAGATTGGTGATCCCGCCCTGGCCAAGGGGCCGGTGGAGCGATCCATCTCTCGCGTACTGACACCGGGCACTCTGGTGGATAGCTCCTTGCTCGAGCCCGAGCAAGAAGCCCTGCTTGCCGCGATCCACGCTGATGCTGGGGGTGCCTTAGGGCTGGCGATCCTGGCTGTGGCGAGCGGCGAACTACGGGTTCAGGACTTTACCGACTCCGCCAATCTCGGCGACCGCTTGCGTCAGCTTCAACCAGCGGAAATTCTGGTGCCGGAAGGAATCCAGGGATGGTCAGATCTGCCGATGGAAAGATGCCAATCCCTTCCCACAAGCGCTTTTCAAGCCAATAGTTGCGAGCGCATCCTCGGGCGCTATTTCGGCTCCCGTCTGGGAGGCTTTGGCGTCAACAGTCACCCCCTCGCTCTGCGCGCTGCGGCCGCGCTCCTCGACTATGCCGAGTCGCGACTCAAGGCGCCGCTCAGTCAGGTACAGTCCATCATTCCCGAACGTCCCAGTGAAACGCTGGGCATGGATGCCAATGCCCTGCGTGCCCTGGAGATCTTCTCTGGCCGCGATAGCGAGGGACCCAGCCTGTGGAAGCTGTTGCAACATTGCCAGACGGCCATGGGGGCACGGCTCCTGCGCCGCTGGATGTTGCGCCCGTTGCGCCAGGGAGAAGGCCTCTTCGACCGCCACCGCGCGCTAGCCAGCTTGGTGGAGGGAGCTCGTTACCGCGCTCTGCAGCAAGCCTTGCACGGCCTTGCCGATGCTGAGCGAGTCCTGACCCGCATTGCCCTGGAGCGTGCCAGTCCACGCGATCTTGCGCAATTGCGTGAATTTTTGCAGCGCCTGCCTGCAATTCAGGCGGCTGTGGAGGGACTGACAGAGCATGGCCTGCCTGCTCGACTCTCCCTGCAGCAGGTCGACTTTTCGGCTGTACACCAGCTCCTGCATCGGGCCTTACAGGACGAAGTCCCGCTGAGTCAGCGCGATGGCGGCTTTCTACGCGACAGCTACGACGAGGAGCTGGCCAGTCTTCGCCATATCGAACAACACGTCGCCGGCGAACTGGCCGCCCTGGAAGAGTACGAGCGGGAACGCAGCGCTATTCCGCAATTGCGCGTGCAATTCAATCGCGTGCATGGCTATTTTTTCGAGATTCCGCGCAGCCATGCAGGACCAATTCCACCCGACTATCAGCGTCGTCAAAGCACCAAACATGCCGAGCGCTTCAGTAACCCTGCCCTCAAGGAAATCGAGGATCGCGTCCTGTCGGCAGAGAGCCGGGCCCTGGCGCGGGAGCGAGAATTATTTGTCGAACTCGTCCGCGTCCTGCACCCGCAAATAGAGAAATTACAGACACTTTTACAACAGATTGCGGAGCTGGACCTGCTGGCCAATTTTGCCGAGCGCGCGCAAAGCCTACGCTGGCACGCCCCGGAGTTTTGTGACGAACCCGTCCTGGAAATCGACGCTGGCCGTCATCCTTTAGTAGAGGCCGAGTTGGGCGCCCATTTTGTTCCCAACGACCTGCATCTGAACGCAGAGCGACGCACGCTACTCATTACCGGCCCGAATATGGGCGGCAAGTCGACCTTCATGCGCCAGAACGCCCTCATTGTCTATCTGGCGCACATCGGTGCCTGGGTACCGGCGCAACGCGCTCTCTGCGGCCCCATCGACCAGATTTTCACGCGTATAGGCGCAGCCGACGATCTGGCCGGCGGCCGCTCCACCTTCATGGTCGAAATGCAGGAGACTGCGCAGATTCTGCATCAGGCCACTGCGCAAAGCCTGGTCATTCTCGATGAAATCGGTCGCGGCACAGCCACCTACGATGGCCTCGCCATTGCCTGGGCCAGCGTCGAGAAACTGTTACGCCTCGGCAGCCTCACCCTCTTTGCCACCCATTATTTTGAGCTTACCGAACTGCAGCACCCCAAGCTTGCGAATGTTCATCTCGATGCCATTGCGAACGCAGATCAAGTGACTTTTCTGCACCAGCTAGAGGCTGGGCCAGCTACCCAGAGTTACGGCCTGGCGGTTGCGCGTTTGGCCGGAGTGCCCGAGGATGTGCTGCGGCAGGCGCGCGAGCGTCTGGCGACATTGGAGAATTCCACACCCGCCCCGGCGAACGCCCACAATCATCAACTCTCCCTGTTCAGCGAGGCAACGCATCCGGTATTGCAGCTGCTGGCCGAGATCCGTCCAGACGAATGTACACCGCGCGCCGCCCTCGATATCCTTTATCGACTGCGCGAGTTATGGGAGAAGACTCCCTAA
- a CDS encoding sucrose synthase, whose amino-acid sequence MITELRELVETKRHEFYSFTRTLLNYQRLFLLKTDIFTAWQEYFSDLSIAVAEEATIQDPWIFMAFRLAPGEWQYLRLHAESISIDEITVEEYLHFKETCINPGQKLDASLTVDFGPFNNDQRRPHNQESIGQGLLYMNRQLAGDFFKDAQKGQEKLLRFLTVHQLNGHPLMLTGTPPSFDELQKTIQYLRTLPATTPWEEIAEEMRRRGYAPGWGNTVRRVRETMQILLSILEAPAADLLEQFIDRIPMISTALIVSVHGWFAQDRVLGRPDTGGQVVYILDQVRALEQEMRIRLAEQGLTDLVPRILLATRLIPNADGTTCDQPLENVVGTNNVQILRVPFRSENGRIINDWISRFAIWPYLERYALDLENQVRAELGRTPDLIIGNYSDGNLVASILSERMNVTQCNIAHALEKSKYILSDLYWQEHEQQHHFACQYTADLIAMNAADIIISSTYQEIAGTQNTMGQYESYADFTLPGLYRVINGIDVYDRKFNIVSPGANPSYYFSGQEAEKRLSSLHPEIEEMLFSAPPGPDIRGQLIEPEKPILFTMARLDRIKNITGLVAAYGQSDRLRALANLVVIAGRLDVEGSGDAEEREQIQQMHDLISHHELDGQIRWIGRLLDKNLAGELYRYVADRKGVFIQPAIFEAFGLTVIESMSCGLPVFATRFGGPFEIIEDGVSGFHIDPNNTIEMTDRIADFLETTQNDPAQWQAMSEQALARVAERYTWELYARRLMTLARIYGFWKFSSRLERQELRRYLQMFYHLQWRPLAQQVRESM is encoded by the coding sequence ATGATCACAGAATTACGTGAACTGGTTGAAACAAAACGCCATGAGTTTTACTCCTTCACCCGCACCCTGCTGAATTACCAGCGATTATTTCTTCTCAAAACCGACATCTTCACTGCATGGCAAGAATATTTTTCCGACCTCTCTATTGCTGTAGCCGAGGAGGCTACCATTCAGGACCCCTGGATTTTCATGGCGTTCCGCCTGGCTCCCGGGGAGTGGCAATATCTCCGTCTACATGCCGAAAGCATCTCAATAGATGAAATCACTGTCGAAGAATATCTTCATTTCAAAGAAACTTGCATCAATCCTGGACAAAAGTTAGATGCCTCTCTCACAGTTGATTTTGGTCCCTTCAACAATGATCAGAGGCGGCCACACAACCAGGAATCCATTGGTCAGGGCCTGTTGTATATGAATCGCCAACTTGCTGGAGATTTTTTCAAGGATGCACAGAAAGGTCAGGAAAAGCTCCTGCGCTTCCTCACGGTGCATCAATTGAACGGGCACCCGCTGATGCTGACGGGCACCCCTCCCAGCTTTGATGAGTTACAAAAAACGATTCAATATTTACGGACTCTGCCAGCCACGACCCCATGGGAAGAGATCGCTGAAGAAATGCGCCGCCGAGGTTATGCACCGGGCTGGGGCAACACTGTCCGACGCGTGCGCGAAACCATGCAGATATTGCTTAGCATACTCGAAGCGCCTGCCGCCGATCTGCTCGAACAGTTTATCGATCGAATCCCCATGATCTCGACGGCGTTGATCGTTTCCGTGCATGGCTGGTTCGCACAGGACCGTGTCTTGGGGCGGCCCGATACCGGCGGTCAGGTCGTCTACATCCTGGATCAGGTGCGCGCGCTGGAACAGGAAATGCGTATTCGCTTGGCAGAACAGGGGCTGACGGATCTGGTCCCGCGCATCCTCCTTGCCACCCGCCTCATTCCCAATGCCGATGGGACGACTTGTGACCAGCCATTAGAAAATGTAGTAGGAACCAACAACGTACAAATCCTACGCGTCCCCTTTCGCAGTGAAAACGGACGCATCATCAACGACTGGATCTCTCGCTTTGCAATCTGGCCCTACCTCGAACGTTATGCACTGGACCTGGAAAATCAAGTTCGCGCCGAGCTGGGCCGGACGCCGGATTTGATCATTGGTAATTATTCCGATGGCAATCTTGTGGCAAGCATCTTGAGTGAGCGGATGAATGTTACCCAATGCAATATTGCCCACGCACTCGAGAAATCGAAATATATCCTGTCCGATCTCTACTGGCAGGAGCACGAGCAGCAGCACCATTTTGCTTGCCAGTATACGGCCGATCTCATCGCCATGAATGCCGCTGATATCATCATCTCCAGCACCTATCAGGAAATTGCGGGCACGCAAAACACCATGGGGCAGTATGAGAGCTATGCGGACTTCACCTTGCCTGGTCTATACCGGGTCATCAATGGCATTGATGTCTATGACCGAAAGTTCAATATCGTTTCACCGGGCGCAAATCCGTCTTACTATTTTTCTGGACAAGAAGCGGAGAAACGGCTATCCAGTCTGCATCCGGAGATTGAGGAGATGTTGTTCTCCGCACCGCCGGGACCCGACATTCGCGGGCAGCTTATCGAACCAGAGAAGCCGATCCTCTTTACCATGGCGCGTTTGGATCGCATCAAAAACATCACTGGACTCGTTGCCGCATATGGCCAATCCGATCGCTTACGTGCGCTTGCCAATCTCGTCGTGATTGCCGGTCGCCTCGATGTGGAGGGCTCCGGAGATGCCGAAGAGCGCGAGCAAATTCAGCAGATGCACGATTTGATCAGCCACCATGAGCTAGATGGTCAAATTCGCTGGATTGGTCGTCTTCTCGATAAAAATCTTGCTGGCGAGCTCTATCGCTATGTTGCGGATCGGAAAGGGGTGTTCATACAGCCAGCCATCTTCGAGGCCTTTGGTCTGACGGTAATCGAATCCATGAGCTGTGGGCTGCCGGTCTTTGCCACCCGCTTTGGTGGTCCTTTCGAGATCATCGAGGATGGCGTCAGTGGATTTCATATTGATCCCAATAACACTATCGAAATGACCGATAGGATTGCCGATTTTCTGGAAACAACACAAAATGACCCGGCGCAATGGCAAGCGATGTCCGAGCAAGCACTTGCGCGTGTTGCCGAGCGCTATACTTGGGAATTGTATGCGCGACGCCTGATGACTCTGGCGCGGATCTATGGTTTCTGGAAATTCAGCTCCCGCTTGGAGCGGCAGGAGCTGCGGCGGTATCTACAGATGTTCTACCACCTCCAGTGGCGCCCTCTCGCGCAGCAGGTCAGGGAGTCGATGTAG
- a CDS encoding type II toxin-antitoxin system ParD family antitoxin yields MNISLPDTLKSFVDEQVSQSGYGTSSEYVRELIRKDQDRLQLRGLLLAGAASNPAAPADASYFGGLRDRVRQAANAKA; encoded by the coding sequence ATGAATATCTCCCTCCCCGACACGCTGAAGTCCTTCGTGGATGAACAAGTCAGCCAGAGCGGCTACGGCACGAGCAGCGAGTACGTGCGCGAGTTGATCCGCAAGGACCAGGATCGCCTGCAACTGCGTGGCCTGCTGCTGGCCGGTGCGGCATCCAACCCGGCGGCACCTGCCGATGCCAGTTACTTCGGGGGCCTGCGAGATCGTGTGCGCCAGGCTGCCAACGCCAAGGCGTGA
- a CDS encoding HAD-IIB family hydrolase has product MLSVHGRIRAQEPELGIDPDTGGQITYVLDLVRTLAESPLVERVDLITRQIVDPALPSIYRTEREEIVPKAQIVRLPFGPRKYLRKESLWKYLDTLVDRCWNYLRAQERLPDFLHSHYADAGYVAMQLSQLLGIPLLHTGHSLGRIKKERLLAAGRRPPSIEREFQLEQRIAAEEQILQQATLVIASTNQEATEQYGRYDAHPPVMVIPPGVDLTRFGPPSTSTISEPAAVQKFLRHPKRPPILAIARPDERKNLLQLLDSFAQDPWLRAHANLVLVLGQRDSLGALPRAAQRVLTRLLFAIDDHDLYGSVAIPKHHEAEDIPTYYRWAARLGGVFINPALTEPFGLTLLEAAASGLPIVATADGGPTDIIANCHNGRLVDPLDPSDIQGALREALQDRSLWLKRARSGLRGVQRHYGWKNHVDTYLHRLSKIRQRYRKRERRLAVLRQPVPGSSDWLGGRELLISDIDNTLIGDADALARLGDWLLENRHQVAFGIATGRTLKGALEVLRAANAPTPELFITDVGSEIYFGKDHTPDAAWDSHIRHLWQRDSIVSTLRGIQGLRLQENSAQRACKVSYYVNPEHPDSVRHAEQALQEKNLRAQMIFSHGRFLDVLPVQASKGHALHFLAYRWGKSMQSFLVAGDSGNDAEMLRGDTLAVIVGNHSPELEELRDHPNCYFAHGAYAAGILEGIAHYGFPIKEQE; this is encoded by the coding sequence ATGTTGAGCGTGCACGGGCGGATTCGCGCGCAGGAGCCAGAACTTGGTATTGACCCGGACACCGGTGGCCAGATTACCTATGTACTCGATCTGGTACGGACGCTGGCCGAGAGCCCACTCGTCGAGCGCGTGGATTTGATTACCAGGCAAATTGTCGATCCTGCACTTCCCAGTATTTATAGAACGGAGAGAGAAGAAATCGTGCCGAAGGCACAGATTGTTCGGCTACCTTTTGGCCCACGAAAATATCTGCGCAAAGAAAGTCTCTGGAAATATCTCGATACTCTGGTGGATCGGTGTTGGAATTATCTGCGTGCGCAAGAACGCTTACCCGACTTCCTGCACAGCCATTACGCCGACGCTGGCTATGTAGCGATGCAACTTTCTCAACTGCTGGGGATTCCCCTATTGCATACCGGGCATTCCCTCGGGCGGATAAAAAAGGAACGCTTGCTGGCTGCAGGTCGCCGTCCGCCAAGCATTGAGCGCGAGTTTCAATTAGAACAGCGGATTGCCGCGGAAGAACAGATCCTCCAGCAGGCAACCCTGGTCATCGCCAGCACGAATCAAGAGGCAACCGAGCAATATGGGCGATACGACGCGCACCCACCTGTAATGGTCATTCCCCCAGGGGTGGACCTGACACGCTTTGGACCGCCTAGCACGAGCACCATATCTGAGCCTGCGGCGGTACAAAAATTTTTGCGCCACCCCAAACGTCCACCCATCCTGGCCATTGCGCGCCCAGACGAGCGCAAGAACCTCCTGCAACTTCTTGACTCCTTTGCGCAGGACCCGTGGCTGCGGGCGCATGCGAACCTGGTACTGGTTCTCGGCCAACGCGACAGCCTGGGGGCTCTACCACGCGCCGCTCAACGGGTGCTGACGCGCCTTCTCTTCGCCATCGACGATCATGATCTCTATGGCTCCGTTGCCATTCCCAAGCATCACGAAGCCGAAGATATACCCACCTATTACCGCTGGGCAGCGCGTCTGGGCGGGGTCTTTATCAATCCCGCCTTGACCGAACCCTTTGGCCTCACGCTGCTTGAGGCGGCGGCCTCTGGCCTGCCGATTGTGGCTACAGCAGATGGCGGGCCTACGGATATCATTGCCAATTGTCACAATGGCCGTCTGGTCGACCCCCTGGATCCATCGGATATTCAGGGCGCACTGCGAGAGGCGCTGCAAGATCGCAGCCTCTGGCTCAAACGAGCGCGTTCGGGTCTGCGCGGCGTACAGCGTCATTATGGCTGGAAAAATCATGTTGATACCTACCTGCATCGCCTGAGCAAGATTCGTCAACGCTATCGTAAACGGGAACGGCGATTAGCGGTTTTGCGCCAACCCGTACCCGGGAGTTCCGACTGGCTCGGTGGGCGTGAACTCTTGATCAGCGATATTGACAACACCCTCATCGGTGACGCTGACGCCTTGGCACGCCTGGGTGATTGGCTATTGGAAAACCGGCACCAGGTTGCTTTTGGTATCGCCACTGGCCGTACCCTGAAGGGCGCATTGGAGGTGCTGCGGGCTGCCAACGCACCCACACCGGAACTCTTTATCACCGATGTCGGTAGCGAGATTTATTTTGGCAAGGACCATACACCGGATGCGGCCTGGGACAGCCATATTCGTCATCTTTGGCAGCGCGACAGCATTGTCAGCACCCTGCGCGGAATCCAAGGATTACGCCTACAGGAAAACAGCGCGCAGCGCGCCTGTAAAGTCAGTTATTACGTGAACCCAGAACATCCCGATTCCGTGCGTCACGCAGAACAGGCGTTACAGGAAAAAAATCTACGTGCCCAAATGATCTTTTCCCATGGCCGCTTTCTCGATGTCCTGCCAGTGCAAGCATCCAAGGGGCACGCATTACATTTCCTAGCTTACCGCTGGGGAAAAAGCATGCAATCGTTTTTGGTCGCCGGGGATTCAGGAAACGATGCAGAAATGCTACGTGGAGATACGCTGGCCGTCATTGTCGGTAATCACAGTCCAGAATTGGAAGAATTGCGGGATCACCCTAATTGTTACTTTGCCCATGGAGCCTATGCTGCCGGAATTCTTGAAGGCATTGCCCATTATGGGTTTCCAATAAAGGAGCAGGAATGA